In Desulfoplanes formicivorans, a genomic segment contains:
- a CDS encoding aryl-sulfate sulfotransferase, with amino-acid sequence MDWKENVVRRIPRAGAHHDFQFEGNSVGYYTPAAPLDNYKGKMLILTHKFVRNDKITNKMLYDDYIVEVDKNGKVIWDWLASDHFDEMHFSETAKKTIRKYPTYSMTRTPGKKGADWTHTNSASYLGPNHWYTEDPIGNAAFHPDNIIISNRQTNIVCIIDKKTKKIVWQVGPTFYPEDEWTFNGKTHKRALYRLGQFIGQHHAHMIPEGLPGAGNIMVYDNGGFAGYGAPNQGAPFGWSSGRRDYSRVVEFNPTNLHKVWEQSGKTMGLRDECKFYSSYVSSAQRLPNGNTLITNGSVGQFQEVTPSHEIVWEYISPYYTKSGNYNLVYRAYRVPYDYVPQLEKPEEHAVIPPNNTTWRIPAQQ; translated from the coding sequence ATGGATTGGAAGGAAAATGTGGTTCGCCGGATTCCTCGGGCTGGCGCGCACCATGACTTCCAGTTTGAAGGCAACTCTGTGGGATATTATACCCCTGCGGCACCTCTTGATAACTATAAGGGTAAAATGCTGATCCTGACCCATAAATTTGTCAGAAATGACAAAATTACCAATAAGATGCTGTACGATGATTACATTGTCGAAGTTGATAAAAATGGGAAGGTCATCTGGGATTGGCTGGCATCAGATCATTTTGATGAGATGCATTTTTCAGAAACTGCCAAAAAAACCATTCGCAAGTATCCCACCTATTCCATGACCCGCACTCCGGGGAAGAAAGGGGCTGACTGGACCCATACCAATTCGGCCTCCTATCTTGGGCCCAATCACTGGTACACAGAAGATCCGATTGGAAATGCCGCCTTTCATCCGGACAATATCATCATTTCCAACCGTCAAACAAATATTGTCTGCATTATCGACAAGAAAACCAAAAAGATCGTCTGGCAGGTTGGCCCCACCTTCTACCCTGAAGATGAATGGACCTTCAATGGCAAGACCCACAAACGAGCCCTGTACCGACTGGGTCAGTTCATCGGTCAGCATCATGCCCATATGATTCCCGAAGGTTTGCCTGGAGCCGGTAATATCATGGTCTATGACAACGGCGGATTTGCCGGCTATGGAGCTCCCAACCAGGGTGCGCCTTTTGGTTGGTCCAGCGGTCGCCGTGATTATTCGCGTGTTGTGGAATTTAACCCCACCAACCTGCATAAGGTCTGGGAACAATCCGGTAAAACCATGGGGCTCAGAGACGAATGCAAATTCTACAGCTCGTATGTCAGTTCAGCCCAGAGGCTGCCCAATGGCAACACCCTGATTACAAACGGTTCTGTGGGCCAGTTCCAGGAAGTTACACCCAGTCATGAAATCGTCTGGGAATACATCAGTCCCTATTATACCAAAAGCGGGAATTACAACCTTGTCTACCGTGCCTACCGGGTACCTTACGACTATGTTCCACAGCTTGAAAAACCAGAAGAACATGCAGTCATTCCGCCAAACAACACCACTTGGCGGATACCTGCTCAACAATAA
- a CDS encoding helix-hairpin-helix domain-containing protein: MKCIIPLLVMLLIVCLSGQVFAQDEPEPFDLNHATIEQLMSIPDADITEDIAKAIIAAAKEKPFKYAEDLMDVPGIDNSILESINPVEENGSLWYDPDNAEMTFAPSKC; encoded by the coding sequence ATGAAGTGTATTATCCCCTTACTCGTGATGTTGCTCATTGTCTGTTTGTCAGGCCAGGTTTTTGCCCAAGATGAACCTGAACCGTTTGATTTGAACCATGCAACGATCGAACAGCTAATGAGTATCCCTGATGCAGATATTACTGAAGATATCGCTAAAGCTATCATTGCAGCTGCCAAAGAAAAGCCATTCAAATATGCTGAGGATCTTATGGATGTCCCAGGAATCGACAACAGCATACTTGAAAGCATTAACCCTGTAGAAGAAAATGGAAGCCTTTGGTATGATCCAGATAACGCTGAAATGACTTTTGCTCCTTCAAAGTGTTAA
- a CDS encoding aryl-sulfate sulfotransferase, giving the protein MKLKQVLATTAAAAIFSVGCAVSAWAFPSVFPTGTTIYNPSKAYNSYVLVPQDDKLYNSRDAKHRDMRAKKGTKSIKSSGTASGSVSNMATSVKLIDMNGNVMHTWSVKPTPNRRDVLLKNGHLLSINSKSSTVEERDWDSNLVWEYKCEYKPHHYVTRLDNGNTLILCEGPVPAHRLKEVKNVTVPWWGTIRRKGVKLVGDSIIEVTPDKKIVWRWNAGDDPDMDVNTFSPENVIPDWTHGNTASVIPPNHWYDEGDKRFKPGNIIYNPRNHDKFVIIDKDTKRIVYTYTHNYKGGMSHVHEVEMIPKNCPGAGNILFFDNGLFPRNRDRVGQSLEIEINPVTKNFVWKYESCGYSNMRFFSKTKSSQTKLPNGNVLVSSDNTGRIFQVVPDMNHPEGGEIVWEYVNVSDVSRARPIPYDYCEQFKNFPKPQELPVIPPDNPDFHVTPTAI; this is encoded by the coding sequence ATGAAATTAAAACAGGTATTGGCCACAACAGCAGCTGCTGCGATTTTTTCTGTAGGCTGTGCTGTTTCCGCATGGGCATTTCCTTCTGTCTTTCCCACAGGAACGACTATTTATAATCCTTCAAAGGCATATAACAGCTATGTTCTGGTCCCGCAGGATGATAAACTCTATAATAGCCGTGACGCCAAACATCGTGATATGCGAGCCAAAAAAGGGACAAAGTCCATCAAGAGTTCAGGAACGGCTTCAGGTTCCGTGAGCAATATGGCTACTTCGGTCAAACTGATTGATATGAATGGCAATGTCATGCACACATGGTCCGTCAAACCTACCCCCAACCGTCGAGATGTCCTGCTCAAGAACGGTCATCTTTTGAGCATCAACAGCAAGTCATCCACTGTGGAAGAGAGGGATTGGGACAGCAATCTGGTTTGGGAGTACAAATGTGAATACAAACCGCACCATTATGTTACCCGCCTTGATAATGGCAACACCCTGATCTTGTGCGAAGGTCCTGTACCGGCTCACCGTTTGAAGGAAGTCAAGAACGTGACCGTGCCCTGGTGGGGAACCATTCGCCGCAAGGGTGTCAAACTGGTCGGAGACTCCATTATCGAAGTTACTCCGGACAAGAAAATTGTCTGGAGATGGAATGCCGGTGATGATCCTGATATGGACGTGAACACCTTCAGCCCTGAAAACGTTATCCCGGATTGGACCCACGGCAATACCGCCTCGGTTATTCCTCCCAACCATTGGTATGACGAAGGCGACAAACGTTTCAAGCCTGGAAATATTATCTACAACCCCCGCAACCACGACAAATTCGTCATTATCGATAAAGATACCAAAAGAATCGTGTACACCTATACCCATAATTACAAGGGTGGCATGTCTCACGTGCACGAAGTGGAAATGATTCCCAAAAATTGCCCCGGGGCCGGAAACATCCTTTTCTTTGATAACGGCCTGTTCCCGCGCAACCGAGACCGTGTTGGCCAAAGTCTGGAAATTGAAATCAATCCCGTGACCAAAAATTTTGTATGGAAATACGAAAGCTGCGGATATTCCAACATGAGATTCTTTTCAAAAACCAAAAGTTCCCAGACCAAACTGCCCAACGGCAACGTCCTGGTTTCTTCAGACAATACCGGTAGAATTTTTCAAGTCGTTCCGGACATGAATCATCCGGAAGGCGGAGAAATCGTCTGGGAATATGTCAACGTCAGTGATGTTTCCCGTGCACGGCCTATTCCTTATGATTATTGTGAACAGTTCAAGAACTTCCCCAAGCCTCAGGAACTACCGGTTATTCCTCCGGACAATCCTGATTTCCACGTTACTCCCACTGCAATCTAA
- a CDS encoding FAD-dependent oxidoreductase — MCPLFAKDKEKKWLLDAPSREHLKNVFKEHLDKDVQILLFASEEENQPYGEFCRSLLHDLHRLDARISFEEYDLSSPQAKTHDVTRAPTLLVQPDQYAIRFTGAPAGEEAQTLIQTLFLVSTGRSGLAEDARATLAALKEKRHVRIFVNPGCPYCPAQVLNGIKAAIERPDLVAVECIETGENQDLAEAFHVGSVPHTVYGPELETNGMEPEQVFMEQLVTLVPSKEVAGEDFLSGEEMSIDLVIAGAGPAGLAAGIYASRAGLSAVVLEGGIVGGQVAVTPVVENYPGFSSIGGKELVAVLLDQARAYLPVQEGEEVVDVSLGRHVTVTSTKGRYRCKALLVATGATWKHLGLDGEERFLGRGISYCASCDGYLYKGKEVLVVGGGNTALTEALHLRNLGVDVRIVHRRDAFRAEKHLQDAVEREKIPVLWNKIVVGLHGKDVLGEVELEDTQTKEIQKVKVHGVFLAIGIKPNTSIVTPLGIKVDANGYVQTDGQGRTSLPRIYAAGDVTGGVQQIVTAVSEGSVAAMSVFEDLGR, encoded by the coding sequence ATGTGCCCATTGTTTGCCAAGGACAAGGAAAAGAAGTGGCTTTTAGACGCCCCCAGCAGGGAGCATCTCAAGAATGTTTTCAAGGAGCACCTTGATAAGGATGTGCAAATTCTCTTGTTTGCCTCGGAGGAAGAAAACCAGCCCTATGGTGAATTCTGCCGTTCCCTGTTGCACGATCTGCACCGGCTGGATGCACGGATCTCTTTTGAGGAATATGATCTGTCTTCTCCCCAGGCCAAGACCCATGACGTGACCCGGGCACCCACCCTGCTGGTGCAACCGGATCAGTATGCCATCCGTTTTACCGGAGCCCCGGCCGGGGAAGAGGCCCAGACATTGATTCAGACCCTTTTTCTGGTTTCCACCGGCAGGAGCGGACTGGCCGAAGATGCCCGGGCCACCCTGGCTGCTCTTAAGGAGAAAAGGCATGTGCGGATTTTTGTGAATCCCGGATGTCCCTACTGTCCAGCTCAGGTGCTCAACGGGATCAAGGCGGCCATTGAACGGCCCGATCTGGTTGCTGTGGAATGCATTGAAACGGGTGAAAACCAGGATCTTGCGGAAGCGTTTCATGTGGGCTCGGTTCCCCATACGGTCTATGGTCCGGAGCTGGAGACCAACGGAATGGAGCCGGAACAGGTTTTCATGGAACAGCTGGTGACCCTTGTACCCTCCAAGGAGGTGGCCGGGGAGGATTTTCTCTCCGGGGAGGAAATGTCGATCGATCTGGTCATCGCCGGTGCAGGACCGGCTGGCTTGGCCGCGGGCATATATGCTTCGCGGGCGGGTCTGTCGGCTGTTGTTCTGGAAGGGGGTATTGTTGGAGGCCAGGTTGCTGTCACTCCTGTGGTGGAAAATTATCCGGGCTTTTCGTCCATTGGCGGGAAGGAGCTCGTTGCAGTCCTCCTGGACCAGGCCAGGGCCTATCTTCCGGTGCAGGAGGGCGAGGAGGTCGTGGATGTTTCCCTGGGCCGCCATGTGACTGTCACCTCCACCAAGGGCCGATATCGATGCAAGGCGCTTTTGGTGGCAACCGGAGCAACCTGGAAACATCTCGGCCTGGATGGGGAAGAACGCTTTCTGGGGCGTGGGATCAGTTATTGTGCTTCATGCGACGGGTATCTGTACAAGGGCAAGGAAGTTCTTGTGGTTGGCGGCGGCAACACCGCCCTTACCGAGGCCCTGCACCTCAGGAATCTCGGGGTTGATGTGCGCATTGTGCATCGCAGGGACGCGTTCAGGGCGGAAAAACATTTGCAGGACGCAGTGGAGCGGGAGAAGATTCCTGTTTTGTGGAACAAGATCGTGGTGGGGCTGCATGGCAAGGACGTGCTTGGCGAGGTTGAGCTGGAGGACACGCAAACCAAAGAGATCCAAAAGGTCAAGGTCCATGGGGTTTTCCTGGCCATTGGCATCAAGCCCAATACTTCCATTGTGACTCCCCTGGGCATCAAGGTTGATGCCAATGGATATGTTCAGACGGATGGCCAGGGCCGCACCAGCCTGCCCAGGATCTATGCGGCCGGTGACGTGACCGGCGGTGTTCAGCAAATTGTGACCGCCGTGAGCGAAGGCAGTGTGGCTGCCATGAGCGTGTTCGAGGACCTTGGCCGATAG
- the ilvC gene encoding ketol-acid reductoisomerase, producing MKVYYEQDADLTCLQGKTIAIIGYGSQGHAHAQNLRDSGLNVIVGQRPGGPNFDLAKEHGFEPMSAAEAAQKADVIMILIQDQYQKALYENEIKPHLSAGNALAFGHGFNIHYGQIEPPKDVDVIMIAPKGPGHLVRREYEKGGAVPSLIAVHQDATGKAKDVALAYAKGIGATRSGVLETTFKEETETDLFGEQAVLCGGVSELIRSGFETLVEAGYQSEMAFFECMHELKLIVDLLYEGGFKRMHYSISDTAEYGDYVTGPRVIGKESKAAMKQALTEIQDGTFATNWILENQAGCPSFKAKRRIAHEHQIEEVGDKLRSMMSWLQK from the coding sequence ATGAAAGTCTATTACGAACAGGATGCAGATCTTACATGCTTGCAAGGGAAAACCATCGCCATCATCGGCTATGGCAGCCAGGGTCATGCCCATGCCCAGAACCTTCGTGATTCCGGCCTCAACGTGATTGTCGGGCAGCGTCCCGGCGGTCCCAATTTCGATCTTGCCAAAGAACACGGCTTCGAGCCCATGAGTGCTGCCGAGGCCGCCCAAAAGGCCGACGTGATCATGATTCTCATCCAGGATCAGTATCAGAAGGCCTTGTACGAGAACGAGATCAAGCCCCATCTTTCCGCTGGCAATGCCCTTGCCTTTGGTCATGGTTTCAACATCCATTACGGCCAGATCGAGCCGCCCAAGGATGTGGATGTCATCATGATCGCTCCCAAGGGACCTGGCCATCTGGTCCGGCGTGAGTACGAAAAGGGCGGTGCGGTTCCTTCCCTTATTGCTGTTCATCAGGATGCCACGGGCAAGGCCAAGGATGTTGCCCTGGCCTATGCCAAGGGCATTGGTGCCACTCGGTCGGGCGTACTGGAAACCACCTTCAAGGAAGAGACGGAAACGGATCTTTTTGGCGAGCAGGCGGTTCTTTGCGGCGGAGTCAGTGAACTGATCCGCAGCGGTTTTGAAACCCTGGTGGAGGCCGGGTACCAGTCGGAAATGGCCTTTTTCGAATGCATGCATGAACTCAAGCTCATTGTGGATCTCCTGTATGAAGGCGGATTCAAGCGGATGCATTATTCCATCAGTGATACGGCCGAATACGGTGATTATGTTACCGGTCCCCGGGTCATTGGCAAAGAAAGCAAGGCGGCCATGAAACAGGCCCTGACGGAAATCCAGGACGGCACCTTTGCCACCAACTGGATACTGGAAAACCAGGCCGGATGTCCCTCCTTCAAGGCCAAGCGGCGCATTGCCCATGAGCATCAGATCGAGGAAGTGGGGGACAAACTGCGGTCCATGATGTCCTGGCTTCAGAAGTAA
- the ilvN gene encoding acetolactate synthase small subunit, giving the protein MRHVLSILVENEPGVLSRVAGLFSGRGFNIESLNVAPTLDAGVSRMTICTKGDEQIIEQIIKQLRKLVTVIKVVDLTHQQAVEREMVLIKVSAEDSRRAEILRIADIFRCKVVDVAANELTLEITGDQGKIRAIINLLQRFGIKEIARTGTGALRRSMQLEE; this is encoded by the coding sequence ATGCGTCATGTACTTTCCATACTCGTTGAAAACGAACCAGGAGTGCTTTCCCGTGTCGCAGGCCTGTTCAGCGGCAGGGGATTCAATATAGAATCGCTCAATGTGGCCCCCACCCTTGATGCCGGGGTTTCCAGAATGACCATCTGCACCAAGGGCGATGAACAGATCATCGAACAGATCATCAAGCAGCTGCGCAAACTGGTCACCGTGATCAAGGTGGTTGATCTGACCCATCAGCAGGCTGTTGAGCGGGAAATGGTTCTCATCAAGGTGAGTGCCGAGGACAGCAGGCGGGCGGAGATTTTGCGCATTGCCGATATTTTTCGTTGCAAGGTTGTGGATGTGGCTGCCAATGAACTGACCCTGGAGATCACCGGGGATCAGGGCAAGATCCGGGCGATCATCAATCTGTTGCAGCGGTTCGGGATCAAGGAAATTGCCCGTACCGGCACGGGAGCCCTCCGGCGGAGCATGCAGCTTGAGGAGTAG
- the ilvB gene encoding biosynthetic-type acetolactate synthase large subunit: MELTGAQVLLESLRREGVEVVFGYPGGATIDIYHELPKYPFRHVLTRHEQGAVHAADGYARASGKVGVCLVTSGPGATNTVTGIATAYMDSIPLVVFTGQVPTSLIGNDAFQEADIVGITRPCVKHNYLVKDIKDLAETIKQAFYLASTGRPGPVLVDLPKDVLQATVEYAYPGEIHMRSYNPHYEPNSRQIQRVVDLMRFSRKPLLFVGGGVIGSNASEDILWMAKKLNIPVIGSLMGLGAFPGNEPLWFGMVGMHGTYAANMAVNNADLLLAVGVRFDDRVTGKLSSFAEKGKIVHIDIDPTSIRKNVSVDVPMVCDCRRALKALRNELGKDTSINWEEKHEEWVTKIRTWEKSQPMTYDTNGSSFIKPQMVIETIYELTKGRAIIATEVGQNQMWAAQFYKYHKPRTLLTSGGLGTMGYGFPAAIGAQLAFPGSLVIDVAGDGSIQMNIQELATAVSYELPVKIVILNNGHLGMVRQWQELFYNRNYCSTCLHKNPDFVALAKAYGAQGYRIEKRDDVAPVLKEAFATKEPTIVDVLVEPEENVYPMVPAGASLTDMLLV; encoded by the coding sequence ATGGAGTTGACCGGAGCCCAGGTTCTGCTGGAAAGTTTGCGTCGGGAAGGAGTCGAGGTGGTGTTCGGCTATCCTGGCGGTGCGACCATTGATATCTATCATGAATTGCCCAAGTATCCTTTCAGGCATGTACTTACCCGGCATGAACAGGGTGCTGTTCATGCTGCTGACGGGTATGCCAGAGCGTCGGGCAAGGTAGGCGTATGCCTGGTAACGTCGGGGCCTGGAGCCACCAATACGGTAACCGGGATTGCCACGGCGTACATGGACTCCATTCCCCTGGTGGTTTTTACCGGCCAGGTGCCTACAAGCCTTATCGGGAATGACGCCTTTCAGGAAGCGGATATCGTTGGGATCACCCGTCCCTGCGTCAAGCACAACTACCTGGTCAAAGATATCAAGGATCTCGCCGAAACCATCAAGCAGGCCTTTTATCTTGCCAGTACCGGCAGACCTGGCCCGGTCCTCGTGGATCTTCCCAAGGATGTTCTCCAGGCTACAGTGGAGTACGCATATCCTGGAGAAATCCACATGCGCAGCTACAATCCCCATTACGAGCCCAATTCCAGACAGATCCAGCGGGTGGTCGACCTGATGCGGTTTTCCCGCAAACCCCTGCTTTTTGTGGGTGGCGGGGTGATCGGGTCCAACGCTTCCGAGGATATCCTCTGGATGGCCAAAAAGCTGAACATTCCGGTCATTGGCTCCCTCATGGGACTTGGGGCCTTTCCCGGCAATGAACCCCTGTGGTTCGGCATGGTCGGCATGCATGGGACCTATGCGGCCAACATGGCCGTGAACAATGCCGATCTGCTTCTTGCCGTGGGGGTCCGGTTTGATGACCGGGTCACGGGCAAACTGAGTTCCTTTGCGGAAAAGGGCAAGATTGTGCATATCGACATTGATCCCACCTCCATCCGCAAGAACGTTTCCGTGGATGTGCCCATGGTCTGCGACTGCCGCAGGGCCCTCAAGGCCTTGCGCAACGAGCTGGGCAAGGACACTTCCATCAACTGGGAAGAAAAACACGAAGAATGGGTCACCAAGATACGGACATGGGAGAAGAGTCAGCCCATGACGTATGATACAAACGGTTCTTCCTTTATCAAACCCCAGATGGTCATTGAAACCATTTACGAGCTCACCAAGGGGCGGGCCATCATTGCCACGGAAGTGGGGCAGAACCAGATGTGGGCCGCCCAGTTCTACAAATATCACAAGCCTAGAACCCTGCTCACCTCGGGGGGGCTGGGCACCATGGGATACGGATTTCCCGCGGCCATAGGCGCCCAGCTGGCCTTTCCCGGTTCCCTGGTCATTGACGTGGCCGGCGACGGATCCATCCAGATGAACATTCAGGAGTTGGCCACGGCTGTCAGCTATGAATTGCCCGTGAAGATCGTCATCCTCAACAACGGACACCTGGGCATGGTCAGACAGTGGCAGGAACTTTTCTACAACCGGAATTATTGTTCAACCTGTCTGCACAAGAATCCGGATTTTGTGGCCCTGGCCAAGGCATATGGGGCGCAAGGGTACAGGATCGAGAAACGTGATGACGTAGCTCCTGTATTAAAGGAGGCATTTGCCACCAAGGAGCCGACCATTGTGGATGTATTGGTCGAGCCGGAAGAAAACGTCTACCCCATGGTACCTGCGGGAGCGTCTTTGACCGACATGCTGCTCGTCTAG
- a CDS encoding DUF465 domain-containing protein, whose translation MEQRDLELIAQYSETDEELKALWKEHLAFENYVEKMASKPFLTPEEDLELKNIKKQKLAGKTKMLALLEKHREQENK comes from the coding sequence ATGGAACAACGTGATCTTGAATTGATCGCTCAGTACAGTGAGACGGACGAGGAGCTCAAGGCGTTGTGGAAAGAACATCTAGCCTTTGAGAATTATGTGGAAAAAATGGCTTCAAAACCGTTCTTGACCCCAGAGGAAGATCTTGAGCTCAAGAACATCAAGAAGCAGAAACTGGCGGGCAAGACCAAGATGCTCGCCCTGTTGGAGAAGCATAGAGAACAGGAAAACAAGTGA
- a CDS encoding DUF167 domain-containing protein: protein MPTNYPVYIKKVGPHAWKLCVWVQPRAKKSGIQGMYGDRLKIKVAAPPVDHKANQELVGTIASVLGIKNRDVRVLSGETGRKKDLIIETEKEPCWDRLGDFSA, encoded by the coding sequence ATGCCAACAAACTATCCCGTGTATATCAAGAAGGTCGGTCCCCATGCATGGAAGCTCTGTGTCTGGGTTCAGCCCCGAGCCAAAAAAAGCGGGATTCAGGGGATGTATGGCGACCGGCTCAAGATCAAGGTTGCTGCTCCTCCGGTGGATCACAAGGCCAATCAGGAACTTGTGGGAACCATTGCCTCTGTTCTGGGCATAAAAAATCGGGATGTTCGTGTGCTCAGCGGGGAAACAGGGCGCAAAAAAGACCTGATCATTGAAACGGAAAAAGAGCCCTGCTGGGACAGACTTGGCGATTTTTCCGCATGA
- a CDS encoding YggT family protein, with product MFIFENLLHAVAMLIDTVLSLYFWVVIISALLSWVNPDPYNPLVRILRNLTEPVFYRIRKWLPFTYMSGIDFSPVVLLLAIQFLKIFLVRTLYQLAGMFPG from the coding sequence ATGTTCATTTTTGAAAATTTGCTTCACGCCGTTGCGATGCTTATTGATACTGTTCTTTCCCTGTATTTTTGGGTGGTTATCATTTCTGCGCTTCTTTCATGGGTCAACCCCGATCCATACAACCCCTTGGTTCGCATTCTGCGCAATCTGACCGAACCCGTGTTTTACAGAATCCGCAAATGGCTTCCTTTCACCTATATGAGCGGCATTGATTTCTCACCGGTCGTTCTTCTTCTTGCCATCCAGTTCCTCAAGATCTTTCTTGTGCGAACACTCTATCAGCTCGCAGGCATGTTTCCGGGGTAA
- a CDS encoding HAD family hydrolase, translating into MTCVRSSSTHRATSPVARVRGIIFDCDGVLFDSKEVNRRYYNALRCALGLPELSLAELEYAHMQTVSRALERIIPRDRMQEVHEVRKELSYKDYIPYLKPAEGLYALLDTLRSRGVRMAVNTNRLDTMEVILERFDLSMYFFPVITSARVVFPKPHPEGIHAILRAWKLGREEVRYIGDSKVDEITAIRAGVRFWAYGNEKLMAHRHIADFWTLKNELVREMA; encoded by the coding sequence ATGACATGTGTACGATCATCTTCCACGCACCGGGCAACTTCCCCTGTTGCCCGCGTGCGTGGAATCATTTTTGACTGTGACGGGGTTCTGTTTGACTCCAAAGAGGTCAATCGCCGATATTACAATGCATTGCGTTGTGCTCTCGGGTTGCCGGAACTTTCTCTGGCCGAACTCGAGTATGCCCACATGCAAACCGTATCCAGGGCCCTGGAGCGGATCATTCCCCGGGATCGGATGCAGGAGGTGCACGAGGTCCGCAAGGAATTGTCCTACAAGGATTACATCCCCTATCTCAAGCCCGCGGAAGGGCTCTATGCCCTGCTCGATACCCTGCGGAGCCGGGGGGTGCGCATGGCGGTCAACACCAACCGACTCGACACCATGGAGGTGATCCTTGAACGGTTTGATCTGTCCATGTATTTTTTCCCGGTCATAACTTCGGCCAGGGTTGTTTTTCCCAAGCCTCATCCCGAAGGCATTCACGCCATTTTGAGGGCCTGGAAGCTCGGCAGGGAGGAGGTCCGCTATATTGGTGATTCCAAAGTGGATGAAATCACCGCGATCAGGGCCGGGGTTCGGTTTTGGGCCTATGGGAACGAAAAGCTCATGGCCCATCGTCACATTGCGGATTTCTGGACTCTGAAAAACGAACTTGTTCGGGAAATGGCCTGA